One genomic region from Proteus vulgaris encodes:
- a CDS encoding Hcp family type VI secretion system effector produces MANLIYLTLEGQQQGLISRGCGTLDSIGNRYQLGKENAIFVTELNFSVSRTQNLAHQPIEFTKLIDKSSPLLLIAVSNNEILSLVFDYYRTAQNGGIEKYFTVKLNEASIIDYSHQCPNNILRNDIDPEEQLTVRYRDITTSQIMAGTSGYSISDESVF; encoded by the coding sequence ATGGCTAATTTAATTTATCTTACATTAGAAGGTCAGCAACAAGGCCTGATTTCTCGTGGTTGTGGAACATTAGATTCAATAGGAAATCGTTATCAATTAGGGAAAGAAAATGCAATATTTGTTACAGAACTAAATTTTTCAGTATCTAGAACTCAAAATCTAGCTCATCAACCAATAGAGTTTACCAAACTGATTGATAAATCTTCCCCTCTATTACTTATTGCGGTTTCAAATAATGAAATTCTTAGTTTAGTTTTTGATTATTATCGTACCGCACAAAATGGTGGAATTGAAAAATATTTCACAGTGAAATTAAACGAAGCATCTATTATTGATTATTCACATCAATGCCCAAATAATATTTTACGCAATGATATCGATCCTGAAGAGCAATTAACTGTTAGATATCGTGATATTACCACCTCGCAAATCATGGCTGGTACTTCTGGGTATAGCATATCAGATGAGAGTGTATTCTAA
- a CDS encoding tetratricopeptide repeat protein, translated as MTLNYKIIIVTLFLSIPMLAYSSPQAKCIPEEKNFSACEILATQGDNKALLVLGRFYETGTGIEKNVEKAEQIYQLLADKNDADGFNQLAMLKEDQGKKQEAILLYQRAIELGSSSANYNLGILYKYNNNYKKAKEMFEQAITDNNSGKAMMSLGDLYFDGFGVEKNMELAEHWYKAAIQADHYLAITRLGILYGNLGKYDEAIVYYQEAIKKGDPAAMNSMGLLYQHGFGVQRDINKAVNFYQDAAEQDEIGGLINLGLMYEEGLGVPQNYEKAIELYTRAYQLGYTDIQLRINFLNKHFINNNKN; from the coding sequence ATGACATTAAACTACAAGATTATTATCGTCACATTATTTTTATCTATTCCTATGTTGGCTTATTCCTCCCCCCAAGCTAAATGTATTCCCGAAGAAAAAAACTTTTCCGCATGTGAAATATTAGCAACGCAGGGAGATAATAAGGCATTATTAGTACTTGGGCGTTTCTATGAAACGGGTACTGGGATTGAAAAAAATGTAGAGAAAGCCGAACAAATCTATCAACTCTTAGCAGATAAAAATGATGCTGATGGATTTAATCAATTGGCAATGCTTAAGGAAGATCAGGGCAAAAAACAAGAGGCTATTTTACTTTACCAAAGAGCAATAGAACTCGGCTCATCATCTGCTAATTATAATTTAGGTATACTGTACAAATATAATAATAATTATAAAAAAGCAAAAGAGATGTTTGAACAAGCAATTACCGATAATAATTCAGGTAAAGCTATGATGAGTTTAGGCGATTTATATTTTGATGGATTTGGTGTTGAAAAAAATATGGAATTAGCGGAGCACTGGTATAAAGCCGCTATTCAAGCTGATCATTATCTTGCCATTACACGATTGGGAATACTGTATGGCAATCTGGGAAAATATGATGAAGCGATAGTATATTATCAAGAAGCGATCAAAAAAGGTGATCCCGCCGCAATGAATTCAATGGGATTACTATATCAACATGGTTTTGGTGTACAACGTGATATCAATAAAGCGGTTAATTTTTATCAAGATGCCGCTGAACAAGACGAAATCGGAGGGCTGATTAACCTTGGTCTAATGTATGAAGAAGGCCTTGGGGTACCTCAAAATTATGAAAAAGCCATCGAATTATATACAAGAGCCTATCAATTAGGTTATACCGATATTCAGTTACGAATTAATTTCTTAAATAAACACTTTATAAATAATAACAAAAATTAA
- a CDS encoding YhfL family protein — MKNFVKIALIASVITVMTGCTGSVYNKEKDCNYDYLLHPAVSISKIIGGCGDTSK, encoded by the coding sequence ATGAAAAACTTTGTTAAAATTGCACTTATTGCTTCTGTAATTACCGTAATGACCGGTTGTACTGGTAGCGTATACAATAAAGAAAAAGACTGTAACTACGACTACTTACTGCACCCAGCAGTTTCTATTTCTAAAATCATTGGCGGTTGTGGCGACACAAGCAAATAA
- a CDS encoding GNAT family N-acetyltransferase: MTATQAINSNIVIRAIEEKDNAGIARVIREVSAEHGLTADKGFAVADPILDTLYEVYHQPRSAYWVVEMDGEVVGGGGVAPLAGGDGNTCELQKMYLSSKLRGKGIAKKIVLQSLEFGKEQGFSRCYLETTDILKAAVGLYEKLGFEFIDEALGNTGHSDCEIRMVKPL; the protein is encoded by the coding sequence ATGACTGCAACCCAAGCTATAAACTCAAATATTGTTATTCGAGCCATTGAAGAAAAAGACAACGCAGGTATTGCACGCGTTATTCGTGAAGTATCAGCAGAGCACGGTTTAACTGCCGATAAAGGCTTTGCGGTTGCCGATCCAATTTTAGATACCCTCTATGAAGTTTATCATCAGCCACGCAGTGCTTACTGGGTTGTTGAAATGGATGGAGAAGTTGTTGGTGGGGGTGGTGTCGCACCACTTGCTGGTGGCGATGGCAATACTTGTGAACTACAAAAAATGTACCTTTCATCCAAATTACGTGGCAAAGGTATTGCGAAAAAAATCGTTCTGCAATCTCTTGAGTTTGGTAAAGAGCAAGGCTTTAGCCGTTGCTATTTAGAAACCACAGATATCTTAAAAGCGGCTGTCGGTTTATACGAAAAACTAGGATTCGAATTTATTGATGAAGCATTAGGTAACACTGGACATAGTGATTGTGAGATCCGTATGGTGAAGCCACTTTAA
- a CDS encoding AAA family ATPase, which yields MRTQDSYLHLPRLIVKKSSTLNENQGFVIPLLEEKDANTFIPINKSDYPSDILITKGFPSIDERFSPTDLFVLSSHSYDEDKSLKDGIDRYWALGSDAENLPQNTLLPILKTNLPDKQYGLLPQEIIPPEQPFFILDNDVLYGPLVSTQNEDKRYIIEPHVHSLLSYGKGYLGYFNFQKLNDVIVKINDANVDLLFVSSFKSISRYRSESIDYLSDDLLIKVVNSQGFGKRTQSLGKKEAQRLQLIIAESEKSNQIFKQYERIERLKNLLDRYLSESDIGYSLIKEYLGSNAGINFLENYIEDNKVSILHEHLEKIKDDIEKEESRIRTNLNRLEETLKDKENLVYEYENKIEKKKIEVERKIAEFEAEKEEAIKKQLEKKQLELSNEIEKASDTLNNIKKEISVKSDLLKVANEATQLNKRKDYLEEHNMLLKSTADGYQDILRTTNNQDLAKKIGEMEAINKVLNGQSYLDTSTFDARPIAFATNKPERIEDLIDSLCSSFSEDGGRNFSREEMTNLLVSVNQSFLTVLSGPPGTGKTSTATRLAEALYLGDATGDKNFLFVPVGRGWVSSRDILGFYNSLKGIYQESRTGLYSFLQRKSNNAQKIILLDEANLSSMEHYWSDFIGLCDADYSFRPIDTGIPKDELRFLKIDSSVRFIATINNDSTTERLSPRLIDRAPIINLNINNDIVHDVTGKKLNGALSNEVLSKLLSPKDDFELSKSSELILHRVIENLIKRDIKLGNSIYISKRKINIITNYCSVVSPILDNEVAMDFAIEQHVLPHIEGYGLGFKKRLEELLDILGRSYPRSTSQLERIIASGNEFTNSFSYF from the coding sequence ATGAGAACACAAGACAGTTATCTTCATCTACCTCGGCTTATAGTCAAAAAATCCTCAACATTAAATGAAAACCAAGGATTTGTAATACCATTACTTGAAGAAAAAGATGCCAATACTTTTATACCAATAAATAAAAGTGATTATCCAAGTGATATATTAATTACAAAGGGTTTTCCAAGCATTGATGAACGTTTTTCACCAACAGACTTGTTTGTGTTATCTAGCCATTCTTATGATGAAGACAAAAGCTTAAAAGATGGTATTGATCGTTATTGGGCGTTAGGTTCCGATGCTGAAAACTTACCACAAAATACCCTACTTCCTATATTAAAAACTAATTTACCAGATAAACAGTATGGATTACTACCACAAGAAATTATTCCACCAGAGCAACCTTTTTTTATTTTAGATAATGATGTACTTTATGGACCATTAGTGAGCACTCAAAATGAGGATAAAAGATATATAATTGAGCCACATGTGCATTCATTATTAAGTTATGGGAAAGGGTATTTAGGATATTTTAATTTTCAAAAATTAAATGATGTAATTGTTAAAATAAATGATGCTAATGTTGATTTGTTATTTGTCTCATCTTTTAAATCTATATCAAGATATAGATCTGAAAGTATAGATTATCTTTCAGATGATTTATTAATTAAAGTTGTTAATTCTCAAGGCTTTGGTAAGCGAACTCAATCATTGGGTAAAAAAGAAGCTCAACGTTTACAATTAATTATTGCGGAAAGTGAAAAATCTAATCAAATTTTTAAACAATATGAAAGAATTGAGCGGCTTAAAAATCTGCTTGATCGTTATTTATCTGAATCAGATATTGGATATTCTTTAATAAAAGAGTATTTAGGAAGTAATGCTGGTATTAATTTTCTAGAAAATTATATTGAAGATAATAAAGTATCCATATTACATGAGCATTTGGAAAAAATAAAAGATGATATAGAAAAGGAAGAAAGCAGAATTAGAACTAATCTAAACAGGCTTGAAGAAACATTAAAAGATAAAGAAAATCTTGTTTATGAATATGAAAACAAAATAGAAAAGAAAAAAATTGAAGTTGAACGGAAGATTGCAGAGTTTGAAGCAGAAAAAGAAGAAGCAATAAAAAAACAACTAGAAAAAAAACAATTAGAGCTTTCTAATGAAATTGAAAAAGCTAGTGATACATTAAATAATATAAAAAAAGAAATATCCGTTAAATCAGACTTATTAAAAGTTGCAAATGAAGCAACACAACTTAATAAAAGAAAAGATTATTTAGAAGAACATAATATGCTTTTAAAATCAACAGCTGACGGATATCAAGACATTTTAAGGACTACTAATAATCAAGATCTAGCTAAAAAAATTGGAGAGATGGAAGCTATAAATAAAGTATTAAATGGGCAGTCATATTTGGATACATCTACATTTGATGCTAGACCCATTGCTTTTGCAACTAATAAACCAGAGCGAATTGAGGATTTAATAGATTCTTTATGTTCTAGCTTTTCTGAAGATGGCGGTAGAAATTTTTCCCGAGAAGAAATGACGAATCTACTTGTTTCAGTTAATCAATCATTTTTAACCGTATTAAGTGGACCTCCTGGCACTGGTAAAACATCAACTGCAACAAGACTTGCAGAGGCGCTATATCTTGGAGATGCAACAGGAGACAAGAATTTTTTATTTGTACCTGTAGGCCGAGGTTGGGTCTCTAGTAGGGATATTCTTGGTTTTTATAATTCTTTAAAAGGAATATATCAAGAATCGAGAACAGGGCTCTATAGTTTTTTACAAAGAAAAAGTAATAATGCTCAAAAAATAATATTGCTTGATGAAGCTAATTTGTCTTCAATGGAACACTACTGGTCTGATTTTATAGGATTATGTGATGCAGATTATAGTTTTAGACCTATAGATACTGGAATTCCGAAAGATGAGTTAAGATTTTTAAAAATTGATAGTTCAGTTAGATTTATTGCAACAATAAATAATGATTCAACAACCGAAAGATTATCACCTAGATTAATTGATAGGGCTCCAATAATAAACCTGAATATAAATAATGATATAGTACATGATGTTACTGGTAAAAAATTGAATGGTGCATTAAGTAATGAGGTTTTAAGTAAATTACTTTCGCCTAAAGATGATTTCGAATTATCCAAATCAAGTGAATTAATATTACATAGAGTTATTGAGAATTTAATAAAAAGAGATATTAAATTAGGTAATTCAATTTATATTAGCAAGAGAAAAATAAATATTATAACAAACTATTGTTCTGTTGTTAGTCCAATACTGGATAATGAGGTTGCTATGGATTTTGCAATAGAACAGCATGTATTACCACATATTGAAGGTTATGGATTAGGTTTCAAAAAACGGTTAGAAGAATTATTAGATATTTTAGGTCGTTCATATCCTCGTTCAACTTCTCAATTAGAACGTATTATCGCAAGTGGAAATGAGTTTACTAATTCATTTTCATATTTTTAA